AtcaagtgcttgttttttaatgccATATTAGATTCGTtatgttgatgcattttgacatgCTTCACCCCGAGGTAATTTTCCACCGCAACACACAAACGTCCCCATTCACTCTGAGAGTTATAGTTCCACATGACAGGATTTGTTGCGGCGCGCTTgcgcagtgtgaaggaaagaggagataCGCTGCACAGGCTACAAAGTGAGATAAATGTGATCTGCAACAAGAGACAGTGATCGGCGATCACcgatcatacactttttcacgGAAATCGGCCGATTATGAACAGTGGCCGATCAGTCGGCACACCTCCACCATCAACCACAAGAACAAGCTTACaacctgacatttttaaaataattctttcacaattaaatattttaggcTGGGACGGTCAataaatgcaaagcaaaaaCTCAGCTTAGGGAGAGCACAACAACCACCAATGAAAtccaattattttaattttcaagaaTGTATTGTTTACATGATGGTGTTGCTTCTGAATAAAGAGTACTTTTAAAGGGATTTAAAATTGCAATTTAAAAGAGTGTTCTatataaaattgactttttgagctttatatcatattataatattaatccctcatcaaaaacatacttggagtgttgctttgactgattcatgcatgtttgagaaattcttgaatctcccatggcagcCATTAGGGGGTGCCTAGATGCTTAATCTCACAAAGCTCCACCTTGGAGCTGCTGTCTCCAGCCGAGCTTTTGCCTCACAGAACAACACCCCCACCCCACACGCCTTCCCCACTCTgctccaccagactagcggtagcagcagttagcaaacacctggtagaactgtGTATCTGCAGAGCTTCTCATGCAAACCACCTCTCAGTCCAACGCTCCTAAGTGCAGTCgaaacaacataataaaaagGCACTGTGATGAAGAGCTGAAGGCAGAACgccagaaagagcaggagctttgtAAAGAGACACAAGCctaatttcaaggtgtcaaagtgtgaagtcaaatttcttttaagttatgtttaaCATATACACCATTTTATAAGAACtaaaggtaacagttacttgattatgctacaAAATGACATTATGAGcttggaaaatgcataatacagCCCCTTTAATGTTAAATCAAAAGTATCAGAAAAAATGTCCTCCATTCAATCAAGGAAAATTAGCATATtctaaacaaaaactgacataatcatccaattaaaaactttgttctgttttttttttacttcatcttTTATAGCATAACTACACATAACAGTCATATTTCTTGTATTCACTGAAAattatctatctatatatatatatatgtatgtatatatagtATCTACAGCACAGTGAAGATACCATTGACTGCGCTGCGTGCTTTAAACGTCTCTctaaatgtattcaaattttaacatttggaCCCATCCGCAACTATAAATGtcttaatttccattttattcaCACAACCGCGGAGTTTCAGCAACATCTTTCTCACACCACGAAGACGATTGTGAGCTATCTTAGCCATCTGCCTGCCATTGAGTACGCGGACTTTAAAGATGGTGTTTCATGTTACATTACAAATGGGACTAAATATAGTAGATCATCAATTATAGATTATCTCAAGTCATCTTCGTGGTTCAGCTTACCGTTTTGGTGGTCGTGTGTTTAGACTCCCGTGTGAAAAATCCTTAAAGTTGTCACTGTGAAGGATATACGGCAGTATGGTCAGTCGTGGCTGTGCAGTTGACTGAAAATATTAGCCGCTAACAATAGCTAGCTTCTCGTTCTAGCCTGCTTCCTCCAAAGAGTATAATTAGCTACCAAGCTAATATTAGCCAGGCTAGCTAGCCTTTTCTTTTCAATGTACGCCAAGTATCCAGGGCTCATAAATCCTACTGTTTAAGTTAACAACGTCTATTAGGCAAGACAGTACATGTCTACAGCGATGTGAATCTTGTTATAAAGCAATCGAAGTACTGCTGTGTCCTTAAATAGGGGGATTAGGTTTGCTAGCTCCCAGAATGACTTACCGCTGCTAATGTGATGTTGCTGCTAGCCTGAGTTGGATCACTGCGACCCGACTGTCAAAATAGCGCCGCGTGAGGGGACAGCGCCACGAAAGTTAACGGCAGGAAAGCAAGCGCTTAAAAGCAGGGCAGCCAATACTGTCAATGGAATActgcaaaatacaaacacaacactAAAGAACAAAACgatataaattaaagaaaaaataaacaaaacactagTCCCCCTCTTCTCAGCTCCGGCTTGAGTGTCGGCGTCAGTTTttgccccccacccccctcACTGACTGTTGACGTCAGTGACGTACCTTTCCGTCGCTCACTCAGAGACGTTCAGAGTACGGGGAAagttgttcttcttcttcttcttcttgagttttttggcggttggcaacaaactttaagtagcattaccgccacttactggtatggagtgtggttcgagatggactatctatttatataaatttaaatatactcctacaaataacaataatgaataaactaaataaataaatcatacacatatatatatatatatatatacacacacattcatccatttttatacttaactTTATACTATACCTCTCTAGATCATGcacatattcacaaacacacctactataatcaaattctgtgaaacaatttagttgtctttaaatatttaataattatttgtatgtgtttactccccaaattcttcctcaaaatatctaataaattaatcttttccttaatacattcaaactctcttctcatgcatcttctttctctttcatacttatgacattctaatataatatgctctattgtttcatattttccacagtaatcacatttgccattatcatgcttttttattttaaaaagtgtataattAAGTCCTGTATGTCCAAATCTTAATCTTGTTATCACCCTTTCCTcctttctatttcttcttccatttcttctctctcctactattttctgaattttataaaaccatcttcctgttttttcttcatcccaccttttttgccatctttccatcagttttcctttaacCATACTCTTTGCCtcagatttacttgttttaactgtaaaaccaATAGGATTTTGAATTGCCCTCTTAGCCATTTTATCTGCTCTCTCGTTTCCTTCAACCCCaatatgtgctggaacccacacaaatataactattaaacccatattttgtatcctaaataatgtatgaaatatttctaataaaatgtccatcctactATCTGATTGAGTGTTCTTTAAACTTAATAGTGCAGAGCTAGAATCTGAACATATCACTGTTTTTAATGGTGTTATTTCTTCTACCCATTGTAAAGCTAATAATATTgccaacatttctcctgtgtatACTGATAATCCATCTGTAATtcgttttcccatttttaaattgaattctgGTACTACAAAAGCTACtcctatttttccatttatttttgatgcatctgtataaatttgcatatattgataataattgtttaaatgtatctgTACTGAATAACTATCTGCTATGTAagatttatcttgtttcttttccattattgaCATATCTACTGTTGCTTCTGGTAGAATCCATGGTGGTGTTATTGATATTGGTGTTTGACTTATTTCTaaactattcattttaaattcttttattgtattttcaattgtccatccaaaactcctcatttctttcttttctttttcccaacatGGACTTAAAATTTCCCTAGTTGGATGATCAAATTTATTGCTTTGTACATTTAAccagtaatttatttctagttttgttcttcttaaatctaatggcatttctcccatttctacttgtattgctgctgttggtgtggtTTTAAATGCTCCAGTACATAATCTTAATGCCTGGTGTTGAATAATGTCTAATTTGACCAGatgtgttttagctgctgaaccaTAAACTATACAACCAAAGTCTATGTTAGATCTTATCATTccagtgtaaatctgttttagtgattttctaTCTGCTCCCCAGTCACTGCCAGCCaagcatcttaaaatatttaagatttttttacatttatctaccactttttgaatatgaatattccattttagtttttcatcgaACCATATTCCTAAAAATTTTATACACTTTACTTGCTCTAATTCTTGATtatataatttcaattttatttccttgtttaattttttctgagtaaatatcattacttttgttttttcaactgaaaacttaAATCCCCAGTGCAACGcccatttttctatttcaataataaccttttgtaattttcttacaatgaaatctacatttttccctcttttccaaacagctccatcatctgcaaaaagtgaacatccaatttcttttccaatatctttaaatacatcatttatcataattaagAACAATAATGGACTTATAATACTTCCTTGCGGAGttccattttctactttatattttcctgaGATCACTTCACCAATTCTAacttgtatttttgtatttgttagaaagtctttaatccatttaaataattttcctttaatgtccaacatatataatttaattaataatcccTCAACCCACATCATATCGTATGCTTTTTCTATGTCAAAAAATACTGCCACtacactttctttatttacttgtgcttttctaatttcatgCTCTAGACATAACGTTGGATCATTAGTGCTCCTCCCTTTTCTAAAACCACTCTGAAACTTTGATATATATCCTTtactatttaaataatatacgATCCTATTGTTAAtcattctttccattattttacatacattggatgttaaagctattggtctgtagttttctgggtttgaattATCTTTTCCTGGTTTTGCTATTGGTACTATAATTGATTCCTTCCAGTTCAATGGTAGTTTTCCCTCCTcccaaattttattatataattgcaatattatgtcttttgatttttcactaAGTTGTCTTATCATTCTATAATAAATCCGATCTTTACCTGgtgctgtattttttgtcttcctgaGTGCAGATTTCAATTCAGCTTTtgtaaactcaacatttaacagATTATTCGTTTCTTCAACACTCTCTACTAActctttatatttaagttttgtattttccctcccttttcttccctcttcactaatattatttgaactatgaattttactaaatgttcttgccaatatttcaactttatcttcatctcttactatatttatattatcCATTTTTAATATAGGATATTCAAACTCTCTCCTTATGccattcattcttttaattattttccaaattttttctattttggtttctttccctATTGTGCTACAGAAATTCCTCCAATATTCTCTTTTAGCATTCTTAATAGTTCTTCTTACCAttgcttgctttcttttataatcaattaaattcttATAAATTGGGTTACCTTTTAgtactttaaatgctttatttcttaactttattgcttttttacattcatttgtcCACCATGGCAccattttcttatcatttctacaccctgttttctttatagaattatctgctgcttccataattattttactaatttctaaatttatatcatttatatCCATTGTCATATCTACTttctctaaatttatttgactcaagtatctaaatttaatccagtctgccttattaaaattcagttttttattgacctttatattcttatttaaatttaatcctaCTCTTATTATAATGGGATAATGATCACTACctattgttgaatttttatcaaTGAACCACTCACAAATACCagctaaaacatctgaaacaattgttaaatcaataactgattccATCCCTGTTCTTACATTGAGTCTTGTTCCCCTCCCATCATTAATACATACAAGATTTTTCATTCCCATTAATTCTTCTATAACCTGTCCATTTCTATCATTACTTTTACCCCACAATGtactatttgcattaaaatccccacaccaAATTATTTTCCCTTCCAAATATTCGGTTAACTCCTCCAATATTTCAATTGATAATGTTTTGCAtggattataaaaatttattattttaaatttgccttCTTGTTCCCATATTTCAATTACAATATATTCAAGTTCTTTCCCTTTCCCTAATACCTGATATTGTATcccttgttttataaatattccacatcctcctccacctctctccTCCTGTCGGTCTCTTCTAACACTATTATATCctttaatcacaaaatctaatgttgtttttaaccatgtttcctgaacacaaataatttctggTTTATCCTCAAGACTATCAACATaacctttaagttcctgtccGTTAGCAATTAAACTTCTTGCATTCCATTGTAATATtagcattaattattttcacctgGTGGTCCTGatctaccatctacctccagctttttgtttatgttctccCATGATCCCTCTTTAAACCCCAAAAACTTTTCAGCTCCTctcactattattttaattttctcagttttatgctTGGCTTGGTCAGTGCAGTTGATAACATATGCTAcaaataatattagtttttctactGATACTGTGATATTATCTTCtgattgtactttgttttgctgtgggaTTTGGCTCGCTATTTGTTCACTCTTTCTTGTTGtctgctccttcacatttttaacagcttccgcataactaatgtttttagttgttttaatctgtataaTTTCTTTTGCCTTCTTCCTTACCTCACATCCTCCATACGTAACTCTATGTTGCCCTCCAcagttacaacatttttcttgtgcttcttcttTACATTCTTCTAATTTGTGATCTTcaccacattttggacatctttgtttccctttacaaGCTGCTGCTATGTGTCCATATCTTTGACACTTGAAACAACGAAGTGGTGGAGGGATATAAGGTCTGACCTGAAAACTAAGATAACCTATTTTGACGTTTTGTGGCAATTCTTTCCCTTCAAAGTCAATGAGGATTGACAAACTTCCTACTCTTTCTCCATTTATTGTTCTTGACAATCTCTTCAAGTTATTTGCTTTTGCTCCTACAATACTTCGCTTAATTTTATCAAGATCTTCATCTAGAGGGATCCCATAAATCACTcctctagtttttttattttctcccacaatttttttctccaacacagtttttttacatatattatccacatttaaagccttatttttttgttcttcatttttacaaactaccaATAGGTTTCCATCTCTCAAAATCTTTACCATTTCAACatctccaattttcttttttatttctcttgacacCACAATGGGGCTGATGTTATCCTGTTCTTCTTCgttcttaagttttaatattattttaaattcctcccTCACAACTTTCCTCCTAACTATCCTTTCTTCTTCGGAACTACTTCCTTCCAGTTCTCGTTTATTTCCTTGAATATCACCCATTTCCTttccttcatctgttttatgCCTTCCCcgtcctctccctcttcctctccccacTGGCGTCCACCCTTCAAAATCCatgtcttcctcatttcctgtctccATTTCCAACCAAACCATTCACATACCAGTTTATGCCAAAATCCGCCTTTTCCAACTctgatatgtgttttgttttgccgcACTCCGTCTCACAAAACCAGCAGCAAAGCCTCGGTCTACCGGGGAAAGTTGTTAAAGCGTTATCGATCTTAAATAGAAGGCAAAACCCCGAAAACGACAAGCGAAAACCAAAGGGTGCCCTTTTAGTCGTTGGTAGGTGGTTGTCGTTCAGTCAAGGACCTTCAGTTGAATCCAATGGCAGTTGTGGTGCAAATTACCAAGAGggtcagtgttttgttttgcttttttttcacaggaaacacaaaacaaacaaataatgcaCATTTTCATCACTTAATTAGTATATTAAGTGAGCTAAGGAGCCATTTGTGACTCCTGAACTGCTGCAGGTTGCAAACCTCTGATCTGTCAGATGAAAACTGTCATCCTGTCAACATAGTTGATCCTACTAAGAGTGCAACACCATATGTTGCTAAAGTAAAACCGTGAtcgtaataataataataataataataataataataataataataataataataataataataaaagttaaaggGAGCAATTAGTTACAGTTTATGTGCCAGCTCATATCATCATAAGAAATTAACTTAGTATTATCTCTTCAGTATAGGGGCCACACCAGGAGCTAGGACCAATTCTTCAGGACCAGTTTTCATACTTAACCTTTTCAGTTTTAGGCCAGTTatgattaccaaaattatttctattcgCTACATCCCTGAATAATGAAAGATCAGACAATACTTGGGTGGTTGAATAGTTGTCCTGTGGATTAATCCCACCTCTGATTGGGTAATTGGTGGTATTGAGGGTTTGGTGCAAAGTTTAAAAGGTGTGTATGAGCAATCAATGAGAAGATTGTGAAAGCAAATGTTTGACCCAGGTCATAAGGTCAAGTTTAAAAGGCTATTCTAAGATGTGCTATGGAGATGTttagtcatattcaataaattagaatactgATTCCAATGAGGCACacatttgtcagattttttgtttgtctgatgtGATATACTAATTTCAgatgttgagttttcattagcatcacaacagaaataaaggctacTTGTAATTATTCTACAGTATACATACATTTGGTAATCCTCTGACCTAAAGCAGAAAATCTGGTATAATCTcaggcagagagaaaaaaaagtttctctttttataCAGTGTGTGTCAATATTTAACATCAGATAGCCTCACCTATTCTTGTGGAAATGTTGCTTGGCAAgtctaagaaaaacattttttgtatcaATCAACAGGCTTCTTTCATAATTTTGGCAGGATCTTTCTTGGAATGAATGGTAGACCTAGGGGCAGATCAGGTTTTCTGGTATGGGTGGGGCAGCTCTGAAGAATAGTCATTGCATTTACAATAGTTTTGAGATTGGCATCATTCCAGCAGCTCAATGTCACCTTTCGTTATTATATCTAAAACCAGTTTTGACATGTTTTGGGGTTATCACCCTGTCCAACTCTGTCAAATTTTAACCAGCTGTTGATttgtgatgaagaggaagaagttCCACTTCATTTTCCCACTCACCAATCTTGTCCAATTCACAAATATCAGTTGAACACACATTTTCACCcaatattttatggttttaattattattcaaGTTTTGGTGTTCCATAATTTCAACCTGTAAAAAAATTACCCTAATCATGTGAAAAGAGagattgtgaaataatttaatctgtGTTAGAATTAAAATCCAGACCTACCTCAATTGGGAATCTGTTGCaagaattaaaatgtatattaaaaacaTCCCCTAGCAAACAActcttaaattcaaaattattcagATTAGGGTTTGAAGTAATCTTATAATTTGACCATTATGTAACATAACTGTGTTTTAGAACatagtttatattatttaagattttaataatttttaatcttttattacaCTTTGGACAGCCAGTGGATTTAGTTGTAGTACTTCCTATTGCCCACATGTCGGCAGGCAAGTAGCCTAATCATGTGTCAGAGACTTGAGAATAATTTCCCCCTTAAAATTCACTGTTTCGCCTTgaggtaaaaacattaaatggaaatttaaaaCCATCTTAGAATTTATATGGAAACAGTCAAAGTTGTACCTCATTATTGTGTATTTAATATTATTAGCTTTGCACTACGGAATGGGTTCAAGTATCAAAGGACGCTACTGCCACATCATATTTGAGCATTACATATTGACCTATTTTATCGAATAATTGTTTGCAAGTATTTTTGGCTTGTGTAACGGAGAACTGGTGCtactaaaatattgaaaatcaCGTGTAGCGCAATATTTGAtctaaataattttccaaagtTGCTGGTTACTGTTTGACAGACATCACCAGAACCCAGGCTGAGGAAAAACTTGTAGCAGCTTGACGGAGTTATTCttctgctgttctttttttttctcttcgtCACACAGCAGAGACATGAGGAAGGCGTCATCTTCGCTGCATGGTTCTTGTGCTGTGACCGTGCACATAACATGACGGAACCTGCTTTTCAAATGCCGCCCCCGCTTTCACAGAGCCCAGCCCTTTCTCACATGTTGAACTACGCTGATTGTGCTTCTCGGGTACCATTCGTAAATTGGGTTAAAGGGCAAAGCTTTGCAACTTTGAACGCTTCAGATGTTATGGTTGCGCCAAAGAGCGCAACGTGGCACATAAATAAGATCAGATCCTTGTCCACATACCGATAACTTTACGCATTTATTATGGTGCCATAAAATGAGATCAGGTGTTGTCACAAAGTTAAGAAATAGTAAGCGTCAATCGACTGCCAACGTGTGAGCGCGTGCTGTGTGTGATTGTCCGTGTTGTGGGAGAGGACACTCTGATGCGTAATTTCCCCGGTGCCCCGATCCGCTCATTGGTGCGTCTCTCCAACGTGTCACCAGTTTTGGTGGATTACCCCACATATCTACAGCATCAAGAGGGTGAGACGCTACTCTGCTTTCCAGCTTCTGTCCTGACTGTGTCACAGCTGCCAGCAAGAACCTCTGACAACACTGGGTGGAAAGAAGCACTCAGTGGAGAGTTTTtagaagatttttgttttattagtaaACTTACTccaactccaaaaaaaaaaaaaaaaaaaatgctaaactttTCTTTATGCTGGAGGATGACGCcgtctttttcatttatttcacttctGCTACTGGCAACTTTGCTGCTGAAGGGGCTCCGGGTCAGCGGCTCCCCAGCCTGCGCGTCCTGTGGCTTACCGGCAATGGAGAAAGACGCAGAGCAGAAGATGATGATAGAGATCGCCAAACAGCACCTTTTGGAAAAGCTCCACCTGAAAGAGAGACCGAACATCACTCAGACGGTGCCTAAAGTGGCGCTTCTAACTGCGCTGCGCAAGCTGCACTCGGGGCGCGTCAGACAGGATGGTACCCTTGAACTAGAAAACAGTCTACCTACCAAAGATCAAGGCTATGAAATAGTGAGCTTTGCAGATATaagtaagtttttcttttatttttccatactGTAAATCTTTTCTGGCATGACTTTTAAACACTTTGCATGAGCGCACCTTTTGGGCAAGTTCGTGCGTAAAATAGTGCATGGGTCGGTGTTCCCCCTATGATTGATTGTTTTATGTTGAATTCTTATACTCATGTGAGAAATGAGTGAAATCGCATTACTTCCAAATATACATATTCATATATAGGGAAGTTAGATTATTCCTGCGCAAAATGctcattttgttgaattttgatTTTAGATAAACACCACGCCCCCTACAGTGGTCCTGAAGATTTCATAgtgttttttgcatttgaaatattaaaataggtCAAAGACCGTGTTGTTATAAAGgcatgtggaaatattttaaaagaaaaggctCATTTTAAAGCCAGTTGACTTACTAAAAACTAGGATGCTTGATGCCTAAGCAAGTCTAGAAAGCAGAACAAATAACTTAATAAACTACATAACCTTTAAACATATAGGAATTATTGGGATTAAAATGTTGTGTATATCGAATGCTACATCAaagtttttcaagaaaatgtgGATGCACCAAAAGCCAAGTGCTTGAAAGTGGATCCATCTAAGACATAGCTAAAGAGCTCCAGCAGAATCATTTCTTCATGCCAGATTAAActatcacaaaaataaaaagtaaaggtaaaaaaaaaaaaaaaaaaacctgacctttATTTAGAGAAAGAGGACTTAATAGCTTTATCTTACAATCATTTCAGCACATTCCATTTTGGCTTTAAGGTGATAACCTcttgaaatgttcaaaatattaacagtctgtgtttgtttttaaattgtcattGTTTCATAGGCGATTCAGACAGCGGTGACAAGGCCAGCCTTAGCCTTACCTTTCAGTTTCTGCAGGAACGGGGCAAGAGCATCCAGGTCCTTCAGTCCTCTCTGTGGATTTATGCCAAATTGTCTGAAGATCCTCACCGGAGCTCCCGCCTCCTTGCCCGGGTCTTCCTCTCGACAG
Above is a genomic segment from Xiphophorus couchianus chromosome 20, X_couchianus-1.0, whole genome shotgun sequence containing:
- the LOC114136097 gene encoding inhibin beta B chain, with protein sequence MRNFPGAPIRSLVRLSNVSPVLVDYPTYLQHQEGETLLCFPASVLTVSQLPARTSDNTGWKEALSGEFLEDFCFISKLTPTPKKKKKKMLNFSLCWRMTPSFSFISLLLLATLLLKGLRVSGSPACASCGLPAMEKDAEQKMMIEIAKQHLLEKLHLKERPNITQTVPKVALLTALRKLHSGRVRQDGTLELENSLPTKDQGYEIVSFADISDSDSGDKASLSLTFQFLQERGKSIQVLQSSLWIYAKLSEDPHRSSRLLARVFLSTDEETSDSNRTLVIEKMIDVKESNWHTFPITHTLQTFLDGGQRRLRLEVSCEEGERNLCSFNGSTDKANQPFMVAQVRLRDDHSKHLIRKRSLRCGDEVTVCCKRDFYIKFKDIQWDEWIIAPEGYHMNYCMGQCPQHLAGSPGIASSFHATVFNQLKVNGINTATASCCIPTERRPLSMVYFNSQHSIVKTDVPDMIVESCGCT